One window from the genome of Cryptomeria japonica chromosome 6, Sugi_1.0, whole genome shotgun sequence encodes:
- the LOC131035679 gene encoding transcription termination factor MTERF4, chloroplastic: protein MIAKLCFCLPVRRNLFLQTLTHFRFNFSILAVSNVSNSNAPSQNLFLHFVTTRFNMSSADAVKMLKFQPSLGRLKTMDKVEQLADMLSRHGCTKDQIANIITTQPSLMTVSVGRLLEPKIQVLIDVGVERENISKILTKSPSILTAKLEILRSNVDFLKTVLPTQDFLLRAIMRNPNILKLSSQKVLKPSVAFWEGFGFRGTELTKFLLLNPRVLTLTSLTPEKLDLISKIGIHKESSGY, encoded by the coding sequence ATGATCGCCAAACTATGCTTCTGCTTACCTGTGCGACGCAACCTGTTTCTCCAAACCTTAACACATTTTCGCTTTAATTTCTCAATTCTTGCAGTGAGTAATGTCAGCAACAGCAATGCCCCTTCACAAAATCTCTTCCTGCACTTCGTTACCACCAGATTTAACATGTCCTCAGCCGACGCCGTAAAAATGTTAAAATTCCAGCCCTCGTTAGGGCGGCTCAAAACCATGGACAAGGTTGAACAGCTCGCGGACATGCTCAGCAGACACGGCTGCACCAAAGATCAAATTGCAAACATAATCACAACTCAGCCCTCGCTAATGACGGTAAGTGTGGGAAGATTGTTGGAGCCCAAGATTCAAGTGCTAATAGATGTGGGCGTGGAGAGGGaaaatatatccaaaattttaacCAAGTCCCCGAGTATCTTGACAGCTAAGCTGGAGATCCTCCGCTCCAACGTTGATTTTTTGAAGACTGTATTGCCGACACAGGATTTTCTTCTCAGAGCAATTATGAGAAACCCTAATATTCTTAAACTGAGCTCGCAGAAGGTCTTGAAACCCTCGGTTGCTTTTTGGGAGGGTTTTGGTTTCCGTGGAACAGAGCTCACCAAGTTTTTGTTGTTAAATCCTCGGGTTTTGACGCTCACTTCTCTGACCCCCGAGAAACTTGATCTCATCAGCAAGATTGGCATTCACAAGGAAAGCAGTGGGTACTAA